The genome window tttcccaAAGCACTATTAATTTACAGTCATGtacatcatcagatcagatcagtcactcagtcatgtccgactctttgcaaccccatgaatggcagcacgccaggcctccctgtccatcaccaactcccagagttcactgagactcacatccatcaagtcagtgatgccatccatccatctcatcctctgtcgtccccttctcctcttgcccccaatccctcccagcatcagagtcttttctaatgagtcaacatCATAGCTTTATCAAAGACCTATAAACAGTGAAATACATTTACAGTCCTGTACAGAAAGCATACAGATTCACACTATTTGTCTCCTAATGTGCATGAATACTTCCCACACAAGACCTCTTATTTGTTGAACATGTGTCTTGTTGATGTCTGTCATAAGGACATGATTCTGGACTCTTCTCACCCATGTCATAttctcttaataaaaaaaaatctcaaattcaattttcttaatttttcaaaaaaaaaaaaataagctcccTATTTGAGTCAATCATCTTACCAATACACTAGCCCAAAAGGTCTCTTTACCCACTCAAATAAACCCATGAAACTCTTTGCCTAAACAAGCCAACAATAAAAAAGCAACAAACATCATGAGAGATATTCATGTATTTCCCTCGAATAAACAAAAGTTAAGcttcaaatttaaaatgtcttctcATTAATGATCATACTGAAGGAAATAAAGTAGAATTAAGTGGATGTAAGCAGACTACAAAAGTAGCAGACTTGAAATTAGAAGGCTAACATTTTAGTCTAGATTTTTCTTTATGAAGCTGTGACATTAAATCATCAACCATTCTGAGCTTCATTTCACCatctatgaaataaatatatatgatctATCACTTGCTGGTTTCattgaataaaagtaaaaaagaaaacacttgccCAAAGAAGCTTGGTGTAAAATATTTAGAGatgcaaaataaatttataatcaaCATCTTAATGAAGGCTTCaatctcttttcatcttttaaaagagaCAGTCTTCCTAGTCAGATAATAGAAAAATGggagtaaaaacagaaaaaacatctgATACATGCTTCTAAATCATGTGGAAGATACGCACAACTCCAATAAAATGATGCTACTCTAGCGGTATCTAGCTGATTTTCATCATTGCTGTCTCATTATATCAAAGGTATTTCAAATTTTATCACTTGGAGACCATTTTtcttcagtaaaaattaaaactttgaaatGAAGCTAGAAAATAACAgttacatttataatttaatacTATTAGCTAAAAGGAAAACCAGAGGAGATATTTCACAAATCACTTAGGGAAAAAAGAAGTCCAgacagaaaaattggaaatacaTTATTACAAGAAGGATTAAATTTTCTTAggcatgttattttaaaaaatagaaaaataaggccatgactaaaaatatttacttgaaCATACAGAATCTCCTTGTCCTATAACTATATGTGCAGACAGATAATGTCTCTGATCAAAACTCTTCCACACATAGGGTTTTTCTCAAAGCAAGCTTAACATCTTTGTTCCTCAAGCTGTAAATTAAGGGATTCATCATGGGAATCACATTCGTGTAAAAGACAGAGGATATTTTCCCATCATCTGCAGACACAGAAGATGGTTTGAGATACACAAATGCACTTGATCCAAAGAACAGAGAAACACCAATGATGTGGGAACTGCAGGTGCTGAAGGCTTTGGACCTGCCTTCTGTGGACTTGATGTGGAGGATGTTGGAGAGGATGAGACcataagagacaaagatggtgaGACTGGGCACAGTGATATTGATGCCTGACACAATGATAACTTCCAGCTCAATGATGTGGGTACTTGTGCAGGAGAGCTGGAGGAGAGGGTAGATGTCACATAAATAATGGTTGATGGTGTTTGCATCACAGAAGGTCAGTCTCAGCATGCATCCAATGAGGGTTGTTGCCTCAAAAAATGCCATCAGGTAGGAACCAAACATAAGGCTGAAACACACTTTAGGGGACATGGCAGTGTTATACAATAGTGggttacagatggccacatagcgatcATAGGCCATTGATGTCAGCATATAACTTTCAGAAataccaaaaaaacacaaaaagtaaaGCTGGGTCATGCACCCCATATAGGAGATAGTCTTCTTCTCTGATATGATGTTGATCAGAATTTTAGGTGTAAAAACAGAAGAATAACA of Bubalus bubalis isolate 160015118507 breed Murrah chromosome 5, NDDB_SH_1, whole genome shotgun sequence contains these proteins:
- the LOC102392685 gene encoding olfactory receptor 147-like; the encoded protein is MKLVRRMAPGNDSFMTQFILAGLTDQSVLQLPLFFLFLVMYMVTVMGNLSLIILIGLSSHLHIPMYFFLFNLSFIDLCYSSVFTPKILINIISEKKTISYMGCMTQLYFLCFFGISESYMLTSMAYDRYVAICNPLLYNTAMSPKVCFSLMFGSYLMAFFEATTLIGCMLRLTFCDANTINHYLCDIYPLLQLSCTSTHIIELEVIIVSGINITVPSLTIFVSYGLILSNILHIKSTEGRSKAFSTCSSHIIGVSLFFGSSAFVYLKPSSVSADDGKISSVFYTNVIPMMNPLIYSLRNKDVKLALRKTLCVEEF